The Fibrobacter sp. sequence TCAAAGTCATATTCCAGATTCACCTTGCTTGACGCATTACGCTCACTCAGCAAGTCACGGCATTTGGTTCCACACCAGTCCGCCCATTCGTTATAAATACCATGAATTTTTTGCGTCGTAGAAGGAGCAGCGTTCACTCCTCCAGAAAAACGATACTTGTGCCCCGATGTAAAATGTTCTCCGGCACCGCGCATTTCTGGAGCGGGATTCACCTCTATCTTTGCCTTGGAAAGGTGCTCTGCAGCAACAACACAACCGCTAAGCATAAATGCGGTAGTCAAGAAAAAAGCAAATAAAACAAGTGTGCGGAACTTCATTATTTTTTTTTCATCTACCAATAAACCTAGCTTATTTTATATACAATGTTTGTTCGTTCATCATAAAAATCTAGGGGCTCATCGTAGATTTCACCATTTGTTCAACACACTGAACAAAAGCTTTTTCTTCGTCAATCACGTAGGCCATAATGCCCACACCTTGGTAGTCATCTAAATATTCCAGATTTTTGTCACTGCACATTTCCTGAGTTAACGATTCGATCTGCACCTTTCTGCCAGAACACATCTGATCGCCAGACTTTACGGTCACAGAAACATCCTGCCACAGCATATGGGCATGATTCAAGGTAATTTCATAAGTCTTTCCATTGATCGTAACAGTTTCGCTGGTATTTGTGTGGTTTACAATGGTAACGCCGTTTTCCAGTTCATCTTCCGGTTCATAGAATTCTTCTTCAAAAGTCAATGATCCCGAACCACTTGCAAGAAGGCTGTGGAGGCGTGCGAAGAATTCCGAATTCATGTAGTCGTAATCCGGATTCATATCGTAGGCGAAGGTTATTTTTTCCTTTTCAAACTTGACATAAACATTCACATACGAATCACCCACCATTTTCCAAACGCCATCGAGCTGTCCAGAAGTACCGCCAATCAATACATCTGTAGAACCAAGGATATCATGGATAAAGAGCGTATCTCCACTAAAATTGTACTGTGCCGTGTCCTGACGGTTGCTATACCAACCATCAACCCATTTCACTCCCTCACCTTCTTTGAGACAACGACCTTCCAAGCCAAAATCCCAAACTAGAGTTCCAGCATTTGTTCCAGAGGGTTCTGCACTATAGTAAACCGGCATAAAATCATGGGCTGCGCTAAATTCCTTCGCAAACTTTGAGGAGGAACTTTCTGTCGTAGCGGATTCACCAGCGGCGATCAGCTGATTCACGCATTCCCCAAATTCCTTTTCATTTCCCCAAGAGTAACGAGTCATGACATCAGGAGTTGCATCCGAATAATGCAAGCCATCCGCATTTTCCGCCTTGCATACTGCAGGAGTTACATTCAAGGTGCTAAAATATTCCAGGTGACATTTTGCAGCGCCATTAGAAAGAGTCAGCGATAAATAATCATCAAAGGAATGAACAGAATCTATTTTCAGTTCATAGGTCACATCCTTATAAGTAAAGGTTTCGCTTCGATTATCCTGCTTAAGAATCGCCACTCCGTAGCGACCAGGATCAACGGCGTGTTCATCGTAAATGAGATCCGCATAAATATCCATACTGGAATCTTCAAGACTTTCATAGAACATCCACATAAAGAGGGATTGCATATAGTTGAAGTTCTCTTTTTCCAGCACACGGATTTCAATGGAACCTTCGCCAAAATTCCAGTACACGGTATAGGCAGAACGACTTAATTGCAGCCAAATTCCCTGAAGCTTTCCTGGCTCGCCGCCAACGAATTTAAGAACCGTAACATTGCCATAATAATCTGGTTCTTCATTCAAGGCGGTAAGAGTTAAAGTGTCGCCTGCAAAGCTATAGCGAAACAGGCCGCCTGCTAATTGTGTTACACGATTCAAGTCTTCAACCCACTGGTAAGTTTCACCCTGCTTGATACAGCCCGATTCCTGAACAAGGCTGATGGAAATTACACCTGTTTTTGTGTTTTCGGAACTTTCTTTCACTTCGTAGGAGCCCTGCGCATAAGTGCGGGCCACGGCAAACTCCTTCTGCAGATTTACGCCGGAATCGTCTGTGGACCCTGCCATGGGAGGGTCTGACGTGAAGCCGGAACAGCCGCAAAAAATGAGGACCGCCGCAAACACAACCCCAAGAATTTTATTAGGCAAATTACTTCTCATTATTCTCCTCCAGTTTCCGAGTCAGGGGAAACATCTGTAAATTTATACGATAAACGCGGTCATAGTCCTTGACTTCCGACACGATGGATTCAATTTTCTTGCGGAACTTCGCCATTTCCTTTGCCACACGCTCATAGGCGACGCGGTCCAGACCCATGGTTATTCCCGACAGGTTCCGTTCCGACCCGTCGAATTCATCCAGGGCATCGGCAGCCAGGCGGGCGAACTGCTTTTGCATGGAACGAACCGCCACATTGATGGCAGCCTTGTGATCCGCATTGTCAACAGGATTGATACCTACATCGGCCTGCTCGTAAGTTACGCGACCATCACTCTCGATTCGTCGCAGAAGCCCCATCTGAACCATTTGATCCAGAGAGTAGCGCACATCGGCGGCAGGTACAGAAGGGCACAGCATGCGGGCCATTTCCAGAGGCTTTGCCCCCGGCATAATGGGAGCCAACTCACGCAACGTGGGATTTATCCAGCTGGAAAAATAGGAGTACGCCTCGCCACCTAAAATACGGACCTTGTTGGCATCTGCCAAACGGCACATTTCACCATAAGCCGCTTGTTTTTCTTCGTTTGTCCGGGCGTCGCAAAATTCCACCATGCAGCAAAAGTATTCCACCTGGAAACCGCTCAGCCCCATAGCCTTGGCAACACTTTCTGCACCGGCCTTACGCAAGCGGGTCTTGCCGTCGCACACCAGCTTCAAATATCCCGACGACGCAAAACCGGAGAGCTTGGAAAATTCACGCCACGTAAAAGCGGAAGTTCTCTTACGCTCTTCGTAGAACTCCTGCATATACACGCGATAATCAAGATATTCGACAATGGGTTTCATCAGAACCAGTAACCTACACCCAGCTGAAACTTCAACATTTTATAATAAGAACCGTAGGGTTCGGAATAATCCATAAAATCAAACACAACATTTCCATCACCATCAAATTCTTGTACTGGGATAAAGTAACTATCCGCAAACTTGTCTGCATCAATTAAATCGTTCACGCGGAAAAGCACACGAAAATCAATGAACAGGCCCGATTTAAATTGATGCCCAACACCCATAGCAACATTCACCCCAA is a genomic window containing:
- a CDS encoding TIGR02147 family protein; this translates as MKPIVEYLDYRVYMQEFYEERKRTSAFTWREFSKLSGFASSGYLKLVCDGKTRLRKAGAESVAKAMGLSGFQVEYFCCMVEFCDARTNEEKQAAYGEMCRLADANKVRILGGEAYSYFSSWINPTLRELAPIMPGAKPLEMARMLCPSVPAADVRYSLDQMVQMGLLRRIESDGRVTYEQADVGINPVDNADHKAAINVAVRSMQKQFARLAADALDEFDGSERNLSGITMGLDRVAYERVAKEMAKFRKKIESIVSEVKDYDRVYRINLQMFPLTRKLEENNEK